The following coding sequences are from one Triticum dicoccoides isolate Atlit2015 ecotype Zavitan chromosome 4A, WEW_v2.0, whole genome shotgun sequence window:
- the LOC119287127 gene encoding membralin-like protein At1g60995 isoform X2, which produces MDPEQTFLRVHARLSGMLSQLLTPRIRLALEYLYLAGAVALFCLLVVMHTNFVQQPGCSSEFTGIEFGEAQLVQIKIISGGLWASKGVPELKTTGEGSVHHPLSAKESIKAAVTYLSRKWYSRAALFWRNIKQVPDNALQLMVRSNWDDFLHLIKDLQLPSMDHLLSNIVKWFEKRSKSFEPTYLYGVEKGYFLLSEVAKNSHGIRTINITISARNPCFGNRWQQLLINSIVGYDTILTNSLVNSPGQGYLYNFQTKELYDLSYGHEPPTGPTRFGDYFVTKCGVLLMSLFVFFTTTMSVSFTLRETQSRMLRFTVQLQHHARHQLPTFQLIFVHVIESLVFVPIMIGILFFLFEFYDDQLLAFLVLTLVWLCELFTMISVRTSISMQFFPRFFLLYFLVFHIYFFSYTYGFSYLAFSATAAFMQHLILYFWNRFEVPALQRFIRSRAHIHQQTGVQITSSTIYTSTLHIARVNVRDPGTMNDDVGAAREADPLLAQGEPMRNQQEGGQQLNENAEAATNPLQYEDRNLEQAGNAPAASGSLNPFGSLLLWLLGGGASDGIVSFFSMFRDVRDHHGGQDYAEPPRNENEQVT; this is translated from the exons atgGATCCGGAGCAGACGTTCCTGCGGGTGCACGCGCGCCTCTCCGGGATGCTCTCGCAGCTGCTCACCCCGCGGATCCGCCTCGCGCTCGAGTACCTCTACCTCGCCGGCGCCGTCGCCCTCTTCTGCCTGCTCGTCGTCATGCACACCAACTTCGTGCAGCAG CCGGGCTGCTCAAGTGAGTTCACTGGGATTGAATTTGGTGAAGCACAACTTGTCCAAATAAAG ATAATCAGTGGCGGACTATGGGCCAGCAAAG GGGTACCGGAATTGAAGACAACCGGAGAGGGTTCTGTACATCATCCTTTATCTGCTAAAGAATCAATTAAAGCAGCGGTTACGTACTTATCCAGAAAGTGGTACTCTCGTGCTGCCTTATTTTGGAGGAACATAAAGCAGGTTCCAGATAATGCCCTCCAACTAATG GTCAGATCGAACTGGGATGACTTTCTCCACCTCATTAAGGATCTTCAATTACCAAGCATGGATCATCTTCTTTCGAACATTG TGAAGTGGTTTGAGAAAAGAAGCAAATCGTTTGAGCCTACCTATTTATATGGTGTGGAGAAG GGATATTTCTTGCTTTCTGAAGTAGCCAAAAATAGTCATGGTATCCGAACTATAAACATCACGATTTCTGCTCGAAATCCTTGCTTTGGGAACAG GTGGCAGCAGCTTTTGATAAACAGCATTGTTGGTTATGATACTATACTTACAAACAGCTTAGTGAATTCTCCTGGTCAGG GTTATCTATATAACTTTCAGACAAAGGAGCTTTATGATCTTAGTTATGGGCATGAACCGCCAACAGGTCCTACAAGATTCGGAG ATTACTTTGTGACGAAATGTGGTGTCCTTCTAATGTCACTCTTTgtattcttcacaaccaccatgtcTGTTTCATTTACCCTGAGGGAAACACAGTCCCGCATGCTTAGATTCACAG TGCAGCTTCAACACCATGCACGCCACCAGCTGCCCACATTTCAACTGATATTTGTGCATGTCATTGAATCACTGGTTTTTGTTCCG ATCATGATTGGGATCCTCTTTTTTCTGTTTGAGTTCTACGATGACCAGTTGCTCGCATTTCTTGTTCTGACTCTTGTGTGGTTATGTGAGCTGTTCACAATGATCAG tGTGCGCACATCTATATCAATGCAGTTCTTTCCGCGCTTTTTCTTGTTGTATTTCCTGGTTTTCCACATCTACTTCTTCTCATACACCTATG GCTTCTCGTACCTGGCTTTCTCTGCTACGGCAGCATTCATGCAGCATCTAATCCTGTACTTTTGGAACCGTTTTGAG GTGCCAGCCCTCCAGAGATTCATCAGGAGCCGAGCTCACATTCACCAACAGACTGGTGTTCAGATCACATCCTCTACCATCTACACTTCAACATTACATATCGCGAGGGTAAACGTGAGGGACCCCGGCACGATGAATGACGACGTTGGTGCAGCTCGTGAAGCAGACCCCCTACTGGCCCAGGGCGAGCCCATGAGGAACCAACAAGAGGGTGGCCAGCAACTCAATGAAAACGCCGAGGCAGCCACCAACCCTCTCCAGTACGAGGATCGAAATCTCGAGCAAGCCGGCAACGCCCCCGCAGCCTCGGGCTCGTTGAACCCGTTCGGCTCCCTCTTGCTGTGGTTGTTAGGAGGCGGTGCTTCTGACGGCATAGTTTCCTTCTTCTCCATGTTCAGGGACGTCCGTGACCACCACGGCGGTCAGGACTACGCCGAGCCGCCTCGGAACGAGAATGAGCAGGTGACATAG
- the LOC119287128 gene encoding uncharacterized protein At4g15545-like encodes MPPAEGAEGLGVSEFALPDGVLAVLPRDPYEQLDLARRITALAVAGRVTGLEREAARLREGAAERDRENAELRDRVALLDRALQETNARLQARTILQIQLSKERDSLAQTSKKQARDLHKLGSFKRHLMQSLRDDSTSPQETVDITTCDQSVSSKTSSCGDGSISHTAANLLNGSGDLGSTTREVARPPLQKYALSPHINQRLTPEATPNIMSTSASPRGMSTTATPKLVSGATSPSRTRIEGHMSMTPWYSSKQSSAANSPPRGRPNPGRTPRIDGKEFFRQARSRLSYEQFGAFLANIKELNAHKQSREETLKKAEEIFGPDSKDLYLSFQGLLNRSLP; translated from the exons ATGCCACCGGCGGAGGGCGCGGAGGGGCTGGGGGTCTCGGAGTTCGCGCTGCCGGACGGCGTCCTGGCGGTGCTGCCGCGGGACCCCTACGAGCAGCTGGATCTGGCGCGCCGCATCACCGCGCTGGCCGTCGCCGGCCGGGTGACCGGGCTCGAGCGGGAGGCCGCGCGCCTCAGGGAGGGCGCCGCCGAGCGGGACCGGGAGAACGCCGAGCTGCGGGACCGCGTCGCGCTGCTCGACCGCGCGCTCCAGGAGACCAACGCCAGGCTCCAGGCCAGGACAAT ATTGCAGATTCAGCTGAGCAAGGAGCGGGACTCGCTGGCGCAGACCTCCAAGAAGCAGGCGCGCGACCTGCACAAG CTGGGGTCGTTCAAGAGGCATCTGATGCAGTCACTCCGTGATGATAGTACATCG CCGCAAGAAACGGTTGACATTACAACATGTGATCAGTCAGTATCATCCAAAACATCGTCCTGTGGAG ACGGATCTATCAGCCACACTGCAGCAAATTTGTTGAATGGGTCTGGGGATCTTGGAAGCACGACAAGAGAAG TGGCAAGGCCTCCACTCCAAAAGTATGCCCTCTCCCCACACATCAACCAACGCCTTACGCCAGAAGCCACACCAAATATAATGTCCACCTCTGCTTCTCCAAGAGGAATGTCTACCACAGCAACACCAAAGTTGGTATCTGGAGCTACCTCGCCTTCAAGAACTCGAATTGAAGGACACATGTCAATGACACCATGGTATTCAAGCAAGCAGTCGTCTGCAGCTAACTCACCTCCAAGGGGACGTCCTAACCCAG GTCGCACTCCTCGTATTGATGGAAAAGAATTTTTCCGTCAGGCCAG GAGCCGTCTATCATACGAACAGTTTGGAGCGTTCTTAGCGAACATCAAAGAGCTGAATGCTCATAAGCAGTCACGAGAG GAAACCCTCAAGAAGGCCGAAGAGATATTCGGTCCAGACAGCAAAGATCTATACCTCTCTTTCCAAGGCTTACTAAACCGCAGCTTGCCGTAG
- the LOC119287127 gene encoding membralin-like protein At1g60995 isoform X1, producing MDPEQTFLRVHARLSGMLSQLLTPRIRLALEYLYLAGAVALFCLLVVMHTNFVQQPGCSSEFTGIEFGEAQLVQIKIISGGLWASKGASYIMDLQNLGRSAEKILEVNGDKFNVLASKFLSTWVGPGARRRVPELKTTGEGSVHHPLSAKESIKAAVTYLSRKWYSRAALFWRNIKQVPDNALQLMVRSNWDDFLHLIKDLQLPSMDHLLSNIVKWFEKRSKSFEPTYLYGVEKGYFLLSEVAKNSHGIRTINITISARNPCFGNRWQQLLINSIVGYDTILTNSLVNSPGQGYLYNFQTKELYDLSYGHEPPTGPTRFGDYFVTKCGVLLMSLFVFFTTTMSVSFTLRETQSRMLRFTVQLQHHARHQLPTFQLIFVHVIESLVFVPIMIGILFFLFEFYDDQLLAFLVLTLVWLCELFTMISVRTSISMQFFPRFFLLYFLVFHIYFFSYTYGFSYLAFSATAAFMQHLILYFWNRFEVPALQRFIRSRAHIHQQTGVQITSSTIYTSTLHIARVNVRDPGTMNDDVGAAREADPLLAQGEPMRNQQEGGQQLNENAEAATNPLQYEDRNLEQAGNAPAASGSLNPFGSLLLWLLGGGASDGIVSFFSMFRDVRDHHGGQDYAEPPRNENEQVT from the exons atgGATCCGGAGCAGACGTTCCTGCGGGTGCACGCGCGCCTCTCCGGGATGCTCTCGCAGCTGCTCACCCCGCGGATCCGCCTCGCGCTCGAGTACCTCTACCTCGCCGGCGCCGTCGCCCTCTTCTGCCTGCTCGTCGTCATGCACACCAACTTCGTGCAGCAG CCGGGCTGCTCAAGTGAGTTCACTGGGATTGAATTTGGTGAAGCACAACTTGTCCAAATAAAG ATAATCAGTGGCGGACTATGGGCCAGCAAAGGTGCGTCTTATATTATGGATCTCCAGAACCTGGGGCGTTCAGCTGAGAAAATTCTAGAGGTTAATGGTGATAAGTTCAATGTTTTGGCATCTAAGTTTTTGTCAACTTGGGTTGGTCCTGGAGCTAGAAGGA GGGTACCGGAATTGAAGACAACCGGAGAGGGTTCTGTACATCATCCTTTATCTGCTAAAGAATCAATTAAAGCAGCGGTTACGTACTTATCCAGAAAGTGGTACTCTCGTGCTGCCTTATTTTGGAGGAACATAAAGCAGGTTCCAGATAATGCCCTCCAACTAATG GTCAGATCGAACTGGGATGACTTTCTCCACCTCATTAAGGATCTTCAATTACCAAGCATGGATCATCTTCTTTCGAACATTG TGAAGTGGTTTGAGAAAAGAAGCAAATCGTTTGAGCCTACCTATTTATATGGTGTGGAGAAG GGATATTTCTTGCTTTCTGAAGTAGCCAAAAATAGTCATGGTATCCGAACTATAAACATCACGATTTCTGCTCGAAATCCTTGCTTTGGGAACAG GTGGCAGCAGCTTTTGATAAACAGCATTGTTGGTTATGATACTATACTTACAAACAGCTTAGTGAATTCTCCTGGTCAGG GTTATCTATATAACTTTCAGACAAAGGAGCTTTATGATCTTAGTTATGGGCATGAACCGCCAACAGGTCCTACAAGATTCGGAG ATTACTTTGTGACGAAATGTGGTGTCCTTCTAATGTCACTCTTTgtattcttcacaaccaccatgtcTGTTTCATTTACCCTGAGGGAAACACAGTCCCGCATGCTTAGATTCACAG TGCAGCTTCAACACCATGCACGCCACCAGCTGCCCACATTTCAACTGATATTTGTGCATGTCATTGAATCACTGGTTTTTGTTCCG ATCATGATTGGGATCCTCTTTTTTCTGTTTGAGTTCTACGATGACCAGTTGCTCGCATTTCTTGTTCTGACTCTTGTGTGGTTATGTGAGCTGTTCACAATGATCAG tGTGCGCACATCTATATCAATGCAGTTCTTTCCGCGCTTTTTCTTGTTGTATTTCCTGGTTTTCCACATCTACTTCTTCTCATACACCTATG GCTTCTCGTACCTGGCTTTCTCTGCTACGGCAGCATTCATGCAGCATCTAATCCTGTACTTTTGGAACCGTTTTGAG GTGCCAGCCCTCCAGAGATTCATCAGGAGCCGAGCTCACATTCACCAACAGACTGGTGTTCAGATCACATCCTCTACCATCTACACTTCAACATTACATATCGCGAGGGTAAACGTGAGGGACCCCGGCACGATGAATGACGACGTTGGTGCAGCTCGTGAAGCAGACCCCCTACTGGCCCAGGGCGAGCCCATGAGGAACCAACAAGAGGGTGGCCAGCAACTCAATGAAAACGCCGAGGCAGCCACCAACCCTCTCCAGTACGAGGATCGAAATCTCGAGCAAGCCGGCAACGCCCCCGCAGCCTCGGGCTCGTTGAACCCGTTCGGCTCCCTCTTGCTGTGGTTGTTAGGAGGCGGTGCTTCTGACGGCATAGTTTCCTTCTTCTCCATGTTCAGGGACGTCCGTGACCACCACGGCGGTCAGGACTACGCCGAGCCGCCTCGGAACGAGAATGAGCAGGTGACATAG
- the LOC119287129 gene encoding LOB domain-containing protein 4-like, translating to MKEVAAAGAGVSPCAACKLLRRRCSPGCVFAPYFPSGEPHRFASVHKVFGASNISKLLQEIPAEHRGDAVSSLVYEANARVRDPIYGCVGAITSLQRQVESLQTQLALAQAEMVRLRMANAYGAARHNGGGSTASGSPSSMSSPTKTADHHDMAVDQSGVMELELECSRFWAY from the exons AtgaaggaggtggcggcggcgggagcGGGGGTGTCCCCGTGCGCGGCGTGCAagctgctgcggcggcggtgctcgcCGGGGTGCGTGTTCGCGCCCTACTTCCCCTCCGGCGAGCCGCACCGCTTCGCCAGCGTGCACAAGGTCTTCGGCGCCAGCAACATCAGCAAGCTCCTCCAG GAGATTCCGGCAGAGCACCGGGGCGACGCGGTGAGCAGCCTGGTGTACGAGGCGAACGCGCGCGTGCGCGACCCCATCTACGGCTGCGTCGGCGCCATCACGTCGCTGCAGCGGCAGGTGGAGTCGCTGCAGACCCAGCTCGCGCTGGCGCAGGCCGAGATGGTCAGGCTCAGGATGGCCAACGCCTACGGGGCGGCGCGCCACAACGGCGGTGGAAGCACCGCCAGCGGCTCGCCGTCCTCCATGTCGTCGCCGACCAAGACAGCGGACCATCACGACATGGCCGTGGACCAGTCCGGCGTGATGGAGCTGGAGCTGGAGTGCTCCAGGTTCTGGGCCTACTGA